CATCAAGGAGGAAGCCGAGAGACGTCATAAAAACGTGAATAGTGTGGAATACCAGATTCCTGTTGACGTTTGTGATGACCTTCTCGGAATCCTGGAGCTGTCCTACAAGGATGGCACCACTCACTGGAAGCACGGCGGCATCGTCGGCGTTTTCGGTTACGGCGGCGGCGTTATCGGCCGTTATTGTGACCAGCCCCAGATGTTCCCCGGCGTTGCTCATTTTCATACCGTTCGTGTCGCTCAGCCTGCAGGCATGTACTACACGACTGAGTTCCTGAATCAGCTTTGCGATCTGTGGGAGATGCGTGGCTCCGGTTTGACCAATATGCATGGCGCCACCGGCGACATCGTGTTGCTGGGAACGACCACTCCTCAGCTGGAAGAATTCTACTTTGAGCTGACTCACAAGATGAATAACGACCTGGGCGGTTCCGGTTCCAACCTGCGTACCCCTGCTTCCTGTCTTGGTGACTCCCGTTGCGAATGGGCTTGTTACGACGCTCAGGAACTGTGCTACCAGATGACTCAGGAATACCAGGACGAATTGCATCGCCCTGCATTCCCCTATAAGTTCAAATTCAAGTTTGATGGTTGCCCGAATGGTTGCGTGGCTTCCATTGCTCGTTCCGACATGTCCTTCATCGGTACCTGGCGCGACGAAATCCGCATCGATCAGGAAGCTGTTGCCGCCTATGTTGGTGGTGAAATCCAGCCCAATGGCGGCGCACACGCCGGCAAGGATTGGGGCGCTTTTGACATCGAGAAGGAAGTCATCGGTCTTTGCCCCACCGAATGCATGTGGATGGAAGACGGCAAGCTGAAGATCAACGACCGCGAATGTACCCGCTGCATGCACTGCCTGAACGTCATGCCCCGCGCTCTGCGCATCGGTAATGACCGTGGCCTGTCCATCCTGGTTGGCGCCAAGGCTCCGATCCTGGACGGCGCACAGATGGGCTCCCTGCTCGTACCTTTCATCAAGGTCGAGGATCCTTACGATGAGGTCAAGGAAATCATCGAAGGTATCTGGGAATGGTGGATGGAAGAAGGCAAGAACCGCGAGCGTCTTGGTGAACTCATCAAGCGTCAGGGCTTGGCCAAGGCCATCGCCGCTGTCGGCCTGACTCCTGTGCCCCAGCATGTAATGGAACCCCGTCACAACCCGTACATCTTCTGGAAGGAAGAGGACGTTGAAGGCGGCTGGGATCGCGACATCGCGGATTACCGTAAACACCATCAGAGATAAGAAGGGGGTTGAAAATGGCTTTTGTTTCTTCCGGATACAATCCCGAAAAACCAATGGAAAACAGGATTTCGGACATCGGCCCCCGCCATGCTTCCGACTTCTTTCCTCCGGTCATTGCCAAGAACAAAGGGCAGTGGCTGTGGCATGAAATCTGTGAACCCGGCATCCTGATGCACAAGGCCGAGAGCGGCGACGAAGTCTACACCGTTCGTTGCGGCGGCGCCCGCCTCATGACTGTTGGTCATATTCGCGAAATCTGCAACATCGCCGACAAGTTCTGCGGTGGTCATCTGCGCTTCACCACTCGTAACAACATCGAGTTCATGGTTACCACTCTTGATGAAGCCAAGAAGCTCAAAGAGTACTTGAATGCGCAGAAGTTCGAGGGCGGCAGCTTCAGGTTCCCCGTTGGCGGAACCGGCGCCGGCATCACCAACATCGTTCACACCCAGGGTTGGGTTCACTGCCACACCCCTGCCACGGACGCTTCCGGTACAGTCAAGGTCGTTCTGGATGAACTCTTCGAAGAGTTTGGTCAGATGCGCATGCCTGCACAGGTCCGTATCTCCATGGCTTGCTGTCTGAACATGTGCGGTGCCGTACACTGCTCCGACATCGCAATCCTCGGTTACCACCGCAAGCCCCCAGTCATCGACCACGAGTGGCTGGACAACCTCTGCGAAATCCCGTTGGCCGTTTCCGCTTGCCCCGTAGGCGCCATCCGTCCGACCAAAAAGGAAATCGTCACTGAAAAGGGCGAGACCAAGACCGTTAACACCGTTGCCATCAAGAACGAGCGCTGCATGTTCTGTGGTAACTGTTACACCATGTGTCCGTCTCTGCCCCTGTCCGACCAGACTGGTGACGGCCTGGTCATCATGGCTGGTGGCAAGGTTTCCAACCGCATCAGCAATCCCAAGTTCTCCAAGGTCGTCGTGGCC
The window above is part of the Deltaproteobacteria bacterium HGW-Deltaproteobacteria-18 genome. Proteins encoded here:
- the dsrB gene encoding dissimilatory-type sulfite reductase subunit beta, producing MAFVSSGYNPEKPMENRISDIGPRHASDFFPPVIAKNKGQWLWHEICEPGILMHKAESGDEVYTVRCGGARLMTVGHIREICNIADKFCGGHLRFTTRNNIEFMVTTLDEAKKLKEYLNAQKFEGGSFRFPVGGTGAGITNIVHTQGWVHCHTPATDASGTVKVVLDELFEEFGQMRMPAQVRISMACCLNMCGAVHCSDIAILGYHRKPPVIDHEWLDNLCEIPLAVSACPVGAIRPTKKEIVTEKGETKTVNTVAIKNERCMFCGNCYTMCPSLPLSDQTGDGLVIMAGGKVSNRISNPKFSKVVVAFIPNEPPRWPKLAKVIRQIVEAYAADARKYERVGDWAERIGWERFFEKCELDFSEHMIDDFRDPAYYTWRQTTNFKF
- the dsrA gene encoding dissimilatory-type sulfite reductase subunit alpha, encoding MAKHATPLLDQLQSGPWPSFVADIKEEAERRHKNVNSVEYQIPVDVCDDLLGILELSYKDGTTHWKHGGIVGVFGYGGGVIGRYCDQPQMFPGVAHFHTVRVAQPAGMYYTTEFLNQLCDLWEMRGSGLTNMHGATGDIVLLGTTTPQLEEFYFELTHKMNNDLGGSGSNLRTPASCLGDSRCEWACYDAQELCYQMTQEYQDELHRPAFPYKFKFKFDGCPNGCVASIARSDMSFIGTWRDEIRIDQEAVAAYVGGEIQPNGGAHAGKDWGAFDIEKEVIGLCPTECMWMEDGKLKINDRECTRCMHCLNVMPRALRIGNDRGLSILVGAKAPILDGAQMGSLLVPFIKVEDPYDEVKEIIEGIWEWWMEEGKNRERLGELIKRQGLAKAIAAVGLTPVPQHVMEPRHNPYIFWKEEDVEGGWDRDIADYRKHHQR